A section of the uncultured Fusobacterium sp. genome encodes:
- a CDS encoding CbrC family protein produces the protein MKKELPFFKYYPDPLKTGEFETDETVICECCGKETDVYYTGPFYSVEDIEYLCPECIANGEASKKFDGDFVSLYFGKVSDEEKIDELIHRTPGYRGWQQEYWVAHCNDFCAFIGYVGAKELEEMGILEEVIKNGNPQEECDWDEQEIELIKTMVNGESMQGYLFRCLHCGKHFLYYDVD, from the coding sequence ATGAAAAAAGAATTACCATTTTTTAAATATTATCCAGACCCTTTAAAAACAGGAGAGTTTGAAACTGACGAAACAGTAATATGTGAATGTTGTGGAAAAGAAACTGATGTTTATTATACTGGGCCTTTTTATTCTGTTGAAGATATTGAATATTTATGTCCAGAATGTATAGCTAATGGAGAAGCAAGTAAAAAATTTGATGGTGATTTTGTATCACTTTATTTTGGAAAAGTTAGTGATGAAGAAAAAATTGATGAATTGATACATAGAACTCCTGGTTATCGTGGTTGGCAACAAGAATATTGGGTAGCTCATTGTAATGACTTTTGTGCTTTTATTGGTTATGTAGGAGCTAAAGAGCTAGAAGAGATGGGAATTTTAGAAGAAGTAATTAAAAATGGAAATCCTCAAGAGGAATGTGATTGGGATGAACAAGAGATAGAATTAATAAAAACTATGGTTAATGGCGAAAGTATGCAAGGATATTTATTTAGATGTTTACATTGTGGAAAACATTTTTTATATTATGATGTTGATTAG
- a CDS encoding toxin-antitoxin system YwqK family antitoxin — translation MKRLIMLIFFSFITYSFGYQIEENFTGQIVKKYENGQVQSVENFKNGKLDGEFKEFYKDGTLAQIGSFKNGNLENIKAFYENGSLKFEETIKDRKGKYKGYYPNGQLEEEGEVFQGEETGIWKYYNEEGKLLSEGKYKEGKKIGKWKLYNPDGSLLKIENYKEK, via the coding sequence ATGAAAAGACTAATAATGTTGATATTTTTTAGTTTTATAACCTATTCTTTTGGTTATCAGATAGAAGAAAATTTTACAGGACAGATAGTAAAAAAATATGAAAATGGACAAGTACAATCAGTAGAAAATTTTAAAAATGGGAAATTAGATGGAGAGTTTAAAGAATTTTATAAAGATGGAACTCTAGCTCAAATTGGAAGTTTTAAAAATGGAAATTTAGAAAATATAAAAGCTTTTTATGAAAATGGAAGTTTAAAATTTGAAGAAACTATAAAAGATAGAAAAGGAAAATATAAGGGATATTATCCTAATGGACAGTTAGAAGAAGAGGGAGAAGTTTTTCAAGGGGAAGAAACAGGAATTTGGAAGTATTATAATGAAGAGGGAAAATTACTTTCAGAAGGAAAATATAAAGAGGGTAAAAAGATAGGAAAATGGAAATTATATAATCCTGATGGAAGTTTATTAAAGATAGAAAATTATAAAGAAAAATAG
- a CDS encoding ankyrin repeat domain-containing protein produces the protein MYKIGYLGNFETVPQVVEYIINSDIEKLEEEYKKGWDINKKIFIHEFAIETPLEIAIQCVKEEVIVWLLEKGVNVKAEIDDWVTPISSAGRFLSPEMCELLIKHGALENLTKRQYERIFADIYYGKKFENIDVFEKYGVTVKKYGNNCLREAVYDRNIELAQMFLDYGVDINYHEYEMVFTDNSTPVMVAVQRNSLKLVKWLVEKGADITIKNKFGERPYTIAVLNKNQEMMDYIKSLEPVDFHNEEARKSIIKKYKLPKDMVEFFNKGDLKIEFSENINSKYIEFFKLEDTVEMNWKRKKYLSLVKDLENYWLHLLWYSKEKTLYIFDGEHEEIYKIGDWNYFINNCEEIVGKFINGEL, from the coding sequence ATGTATAAGATTGGTTATCTTGGAAATTTTGAAACAGTACCTCAAGTAGTGGAATATATTATAAATAGTGATATTGAAAAATTGGAAGAGGAATATAAAAAAGGTTGGGATATAAATAAAAAAATATTTATACATGAATTTGCAATTGAAACTCCTTTGGAAATAGCAATACAATGTGTAAAAGAAGAAGTTATAGTGTGGCTTTTAGAAAAAGGGGTAAATGTAAAAGCTGAAATAGATGACTGGGTAACTCCTATTTCAAGTGCAGGACGTTTTTTATCTCCAGAGATGTGCGAATTATTAATAAAACATGGAGCATTAGAAAATTTAACTAAAAGACAATATGAAAGAATTTTTGCTGATATTTACTATGGGAAAAAATTTGAAAATATAGATGTTTTTGAGAAGTATGGAGTAACAGTTAAAAAATATGGAAATAATTGTTTGAGAGAAGCAGTTTATGATAGGAATATAGAGTTAGCTCAAATGTTTTTAGATTATGGAGTTGATATAAATTACCATGAATATGAAATGGTTTTTACTGACAATTCAACTCCTGTGATGGTAGCTGTTCAAAGAAATTCTCTTAAGTTAGTAAAATGGCTTGTAGAAAAGGGAGCTGATATTACAATTAAAAATAAGTTTGGAGAAAGACCATATACAATAGCAGTTTTAAACAAAAATCAAGAGATGATGGATTATATTAAAAGCTTAGAGCCAGTAGATTTTCACAATGAAGAAGCTAGAAAAAGTATAATAAAAAAATATAAATTACCAAAAGATATGGTAGAGTTTTTTAATAAAGGAGATTTAAAGATAGAGTTCTCTGAAAATATTAATAGCAAATATATTGAGTTTTTTAAATTGGAAGATACTGTTGAAATGAATTGGAAAAGAAAAAAATATCTTTCTTTAGTAAAAGATTTAGAAAATTATTGGTTACATCTTTTATGGTATTCTAAAGAAAAAACATTGTACATTTTTGATGGAGAGCATGAGGAGATTTATAAGATAGGAGATTGGAACTATTTTATAAATAATTGTGAAGAGATTGTAGGAAAATTCATAAATGGAGAGCTTTAA